A single Anopheles arabiensis isolate DONGOLA chromosome 2, AaraD3, whole genome shotgun sequence DNA region contains:
- the LOC120893936 gene encoding FAS-associated factor 1 has product MSENRDEILADFQSITAIDDVAEAIFHLEASNWNLINAIQRVLPQDPTDHHSTPAAATVPPAYSASERAASSNGSGGPGAAHSSSALFGGGRNMGLYSNDLNFLEELPDVEEQMTAPSSPVKPLNFGSRRNVGLASGAAFNISDVGASSSRSSSNHDIRAGTLNYLDTKPVELLFNVAFKNEQHQISISNHATVGDLKAKIFDKTRVPVCRQALKGWEPGKQRETANPSTPLKALNIVGKEVNLKLTDLTSDGFVGDVDVDVHPATSQQTYVLHINVQPSNQLLHLNFPAQQDILSIKNHVYTVTDIPVRHQVWSGWPSNISNHTTLAESGVGHEHNLLLKRADESMNKPSNNNNNNNNNNNNNSHLLNALSSAGTSANNSHSSSSSSRHMMNFGADSLQAIPIDSESSGEEFEDASDFNNDDDIFTETPIINQQKRLIPDNVDDETIGSIQFVENFAERYGPQHPMFFQGSLEDALKEACHRPSARDRKLLAIYLHHDGSVLTNVFCGQLLACESIIQILLEHFVLYGWDLSFESNKNMFLSSISACVGMTASITVRNIPTDRLPAILVISKNRSQCEVFQVIYGNVGVDDLLSKLMEASDMYSEQLKIELREENERFAREQVKLEQDAAYRESLEADRAKQEAKRQKEMMIQTERRRLESERAENEAKRELIRAKARSTVPDEPQQGSGESITKIRVRTPAGDMLERKFTVDTPLELLLNYITAEGYLIDEFKVISSWPRRDLTTLNHESTLKELKLYPQETLILEER; this is encoded by the exons AACGCGATACAGCGCGTACTGCCACAGGATCCGACGGATCATCACAGCACGCCAGCCGCCGCAACCGTACCGCCGGCGTACAGTGCGAGCGAGCGGGCCGCCAGCAGCAATGGCAGCGGCGGCCCGGGTGCGGCCCACTCCTCGTCCGCACTGTTTGGCGGGGGCCGCAACATGGGCCTGTACTCCAATGACCTCAACTTCCTGGAGGAGCTGCCGGACGTGGAGGAGCAGATGACGGCGCCCTCGTCGCCGGTGAAGCCGCTCAACTTCGGCAGCAGGCGGAACGTGGGCCTTGCCAGCGGTGCCGCGTTTAACATTTCAGATGTTG GTGCATCCTCTTCGCGATCCAGCAGCAATCACGACATCCGCGCCGGCACACTCAACTATCTCGACACGAAACCGGTCGAGCTGCTGTTCAACGTGGCGTTTAAGAACGAGCAGCATCAGATCAGCATATCGAACCACGCGACCGTCGGTGATCTGAAGGCGAAAATCTTCGACAAAACGCGCGTCCCGGTGTGCCGGCAGGCGCTGAAGGGTTGGGAACCGGGCAAGCAGCGGGAAACGGCCAACCCGAGCACGCCGCTGAAGGCGCTCAACATTGTCGGCAAGGAGGTGAACCTGAAGCTGACCGACCTTACGTCCGACGGGTTCGTCGGGGATGTCGA TGTTGATGTCCATCCGGCGACGAGTCAGCAGACGTACGTGCTGCACATCAATGTGCAGCCGAGCAACCAGCTGCTACACCTCAACTTTCCCGCTCAGCAGGACATACTGTCGATCAAGAACCACGTGTACACGGTGACGGATATACCGGTGCGCCACCAGGTCTGGTCGGGATGGCcgagcaacatcagcaaccaCACGACGCTGGCGGAATCGGGCGTCGGCCATGAGCACAATCTGCTGCTCAAGCGGGCCGACGAGAGTATGAACAAaccgagcaacaacaacaacaacaacaacaacaataacaacaacaacagccatcTGTTGAACGCGCTCAGCAGTGCGGGCACCAGCGCAAAcaacagccacagcagcagcagcagcagccgtcaCATGATGAACTTTGG CGCCGACAGCTTACAGGCCATTCCAATCGACTCGGAAAGCAGCGGCGAAGAGTTTGAGGATGCGTCCGACTTCAACAACGATGACGACATCTTCACCGAAACGCCGATCATCAATCAGCAGAAGCGTTTAA TTCCGGACAATGTGGATGATGAAACGATCGGGAGCATACAGTTTGTAGAGAATTTCGCGGAGCGGTACGGCCCACAGCATCCGATGTTCTTCCAGGGCAGTCTGGAGGATGCGCTGAAGGAAGCTTGCCACCGACCGTCGGCTCGAGAT CGCAAACTGTTGGCGATCTATCTGCACCACGATGGAAGCGTGCTCACGAACGTGTTCTGCGGCCAGCTGCTAGCATGTGAAAGTATCATCCAGATTTTGCTGGAGCATTTCGTCCTGTACGGGTGGGACTTGTCGTTTGAAagtaacaaaaatat GTTTTTATCATCAATATCGGCCTGCGTGGGTATGACGGCCTCAATAACGGTGCGCAACATCCCGACCGATCGGTTACCGGCCATTCTTGTGATATCGAAAAATCGTAGCCAATGCGAAGTGTTTCAGGTGATCTATG GTAATGTTGGTGTGGATGATTTGCTGTCCAAGCTGATGGAAGCGTCGGACATGTACAGCGAGCAGCTGAAGATTGAGCTGCGCGAAGAGAACGAACGATTCGCCCGGGAGCAGGTGAAGCTCGAGCAGGACGCGGCGTACCGCGAAAGCCTCGAGGCGGACCGGGCCAAGCAGGAAGCGAAGCGGCAGAAGGAGATGATGATACAGACCGAGCGGCGCCGGCTCGAGAGCGAGCGGGCGGAAAACGAAGCGAAGCGTGAGCTGATACGGGCGAAGGCCCGCAGCACGGTGCCAGACGAGCCGCAGCAGGGCAGCGGCGAAAGCATCACGAAGATCCGGGTGCGCACACCTGCCGGGGACATGCTGGAGCGCAAGTTTACCGTCGATACGccgctggagctgctgctaaaCTATATCACCGCCGAGGGCTATCTGATCGACGAGTTTAAAGTGATCTCAAGCTGGCCTCGCAGAGAC TTAACAACACTGAACCACGAAAGCACGCTGAAGGAACTTAAGCTGTACCCGCAGGAAACGTTAATCCTCGAGGAACGATGA